One genomic region from Xyrauchen texanus isolate HMW12.3.18 chromosome 16, RBS_HiC_50CHRs, whole genome shotgun sequence encodes:
- the LOC127657096 gene encoding phosphatidylcholine:ceramide cholinephosphotransferase 1-like: MEVRLWTTTDVSDWLTEEGMQEYSDALRNMDGPALLHLSEEDFKAPPLSLVTGDGGRQLLDRIETLRFTSQMKAHKSNNHENSHHANGHASTLLASGSVRNGKILNGGNKNGYHSEPVRILIPLPSEQERTPFPTEWFKTGVAFLYALCCFVTTTVVISVVHERVPPKEESPPLPDKFFDLFDRVQWAFSICEINGMLLVGLWFTQWCLLKHRSIIGRRFFFIVGTLYLYRCVTMYVTTLPVPGMHFKCSPKLFGDWEAQSRRVMKMMAGGGLSITGSHSLCGDYLYSGHTVMLTLTYLFIKEYSPRRFWCYHWFCWFLSAVGILCILLAHDHYTIDVVVAYFITTRLFWWYHTMANQQALKENSASNLLSRVWWFGPFWYFESNVRGIVPRNYQLPFLWQTLMTIRVKYSKLDCRES; encoded by the exons ATGGAGGTGAGGCTCTGGACTACGACTGATGTCTCTGATTGGCTGACTGAGGAGGGCATGCAAGAGTATTCAGATGCGTTGCGTAACATGGATGGCCCTGCCCTCTTGCATCTCTCTGAGGAGGACTTCAAAGCCCCCCCCTTGTCGTTGGTCACTGGTGACGGTGGTCGGCAACTGTTGGATCGAATAGAGACTTTGCGCTTCACCAGCCAAATGAAGGCCCACAAGAGTAACAACCATGAAAACAGTCACCACGCAAATGGACACGCCAGCACCCTGCTTGCCAGTGGCAGTGTTCGCAACGGGAAGATCCTTAATGGTGGTAATAAGAACGGATACCACTCAGAGCCGGTTCGCATCTTGATTCCATTGCCCTCTGAGCAGGAGCGCACACCGTTTCCCACTGAGTGGTTCAAAACAGGTGTGGCCTTCCTGTATGCACTGTGCTGCTTTGTCACAACAACAGTTGTGATCTCAGTGGTGCATGAGCGCGTCCCCCCCAAAGAGGAGTCCCCACCCCTGCCGGATAAGTTCTTTGATCTGTTTGATCGTGTGCAGTGGGCGTTTTCCATCTGTGAGATCAATGGGATGCTGCTTGTGGGACTGTGGTTTACACAGTGGTGTCTGCTCAAACACAG ATCCATAATTGGGCGGCGGTTCTTTTTCATCGTTGGCACTCTGTACCTATACAGATGTGTGACCATGTATGTTACGACGTTACCTGTGCCAGGCATGCATTTCAAGTGCTCTCCCAAG CTTTTTGGTGACTGGGAGGCCCAATCACGTCGGGTAATGAAAATGATGGCAGGTGGTGGCCTGTCAATCACCGGCTCCCACTCTTTGTGTGGAGATTACCTATACAGCGGACACACAGTGATGCTGACCCTAACATATCTCTTTATTAAAGAGT ATTCTCCACGAAGGTTCTGGTGTTATCACTGGTTCTGCTGGTTCTTGAGTGCAGTTGGTATCTTATGCATACTGTTGGCTCATGACCACTACACCATTGATGTTGTGGTGGCCTATTTCATAACAACACGCCTCTTCTGGTGGTACCATACAATGGCCAATCAGCAG GCTTTAAAAGAGAATTCCGCTAGCAACCTATTATCTCGTGTCTGGTGGTTCGGGCCATTCTGGTACTTCGAGAGTAACGTCCGGGGCATTGTGCCTCGAAACTACCAGCTGCCATTCTTGTGGCAAACATTGATGACTATCCGGGTTAAGTACAGCAAGCTGGACTGCCGTGAGTCGTGA